Below is a genomic region from Fischerella sp. PCC 9605.
TGACCGTTTTAGCTTAGGTAACATCAATCAACAATGGATTACCGGTTTAGAGGCAGTTTTAAAATATTCTAAGCTAATGGTGCTGGGTAAAACAGGTTCTGGTAGAACTACTTTTTTGCAATCAATTGCAATTTATTGTAATCAAGGTAAATTTCAGCCAGATTGCTTACCCATTTTTATCAGCTTGAAACACTTTGCCGAAAATACTAGTGAAGATTATCAAATTAACTTATCAAAATATCTTTATCAAGAGTTTAGTGACTGTGGTATTACTGAAGCAGATATATCTACAATATTTTCTCATGGTAAAGCAATAATTTTGTTGGATGGTTTAGATGAATTAACAGATGAAGATAGCGATAAAGTTATCAGAGAAATTCGCAATTTTAACGAAAAATATTATAAAAATATAATAATTATTACTTGTCGCATTGCTGTCCATCAATATAAGTTTAAAGGATTTACTGAAGTTGAAATCGCCGATTTTAGTAAATCACAAATCGCAGCTTTTGCAGATAAGTGGTTTGTGGCTGTAGCTAAAAACTCTCTCTGGGAAGGAAAAGCAAAAGCTTCTGAGTTTATGCAGAAGTTAGAATTGCCAGAAAATCAGCAAATTCTTGAGTTAGCAACCACACCGATTTTGCTAAATCTCACTTGCTTAGTATTTCAGTTTTTAGGAGATTTCCCTACCTTACGTTCAGAACTCTACAAACAAGCATTGGAACTATTATTAGTGCGTTGGGATGAAGCCAGAGGCATTAAACGAGATGAAGTTTATCGCAATTTGTCATTGATACATAAAATTAAGTTACTTTGTCGTGTCGCGACAACTACCTTTACTCAAGGAGATTACTTTTTTCCAGAGACTAAAATACAGCAACTCATTGCTGACTATCTACGCCAGCTTCCCCATCCACCAACGGATTTAGAAGCATTGCAACTCGATAGTAAAGCTGTGCTAAAAGCTATTGAAGCGCAACATGGATTATTACTTGAACAAGCACGGGGAATTTATTCTTTTTCTCATTTGACTTTTCAAGAGTATTTGACCGCGAGAGAAATTGTTGCTAGTGCCAATTCCCAAGCGCTGCAAGAATTTGTCACCCATGTGGGGAAAAAACGTTGGCGAGAAGTCTTTTTACTTGCTGCGGGAATGATGCAACCAGCAGATGATTTATTGTTGTTAATGAAGCAACAAATAGATATCTTAGGAATATCAAATCAAAAATTACAAAATTTTCTCGTTTGGTTAGGGGAAAAATCTTCTACAGTCAATGGATCTTATTACCCCGCTAGCGTGCGTGCCTTTTACTTTACCCTTGCTCTCCCTCCGGATCATCCTCTAGCTTATAACCAAAATTTGGCTTTATCTTTGGATCGTCGCCTAGCTGGAAAACTTGCTGTTGATTTAGCCTTAGACTTGGCTTTAATACATGCCCTTGCTGTTAGTCTGAAGATAACTGGTGATATTTTCTGTCAACGCTTGTCTGCGATCGCTCTTGCCCTTGACTTGCAACATTTACTACAGGATCGTCCTGCTTTAGAACAATCTCTGCAACAGCTACACGCCGAACTTCCATCTCCACAGGAAAGTAGAATAACTCTCAAGGCATGGTGGCAAGCGAATAGAGAAACTTGGACTGGTAAGTTGCGAAATCTCATTGTTAGCGATCGCCAAATTGGTCACGATTGGCAGTTCGATGAAAGCGAGTTGCAAATATTACAGCAGTATTGGAATGCTAACAAGTTGCTGCTAGATTGCCTCAATAATGCTGGGAATGTCACTTTCACTACGATTAGATCAATAGAGAAAAATTTGTTTTTAGTCAATAGTTAGTTTGACCGTCAATGAGAAATTGAAGCGGGTCGGTTTATCGATACAGTAATGATGCTGAACGAGAGGCAAAATAGTGAGTCAAATAGTTTTAACCACGATCGGTTCCTTGGGCGATCTACATCCCAAAATTGCGATCGCGCTTGAATTACGCAAACGCGGTCATGATGTGGTCTTTGTGACGCACAAAGAGTATCAATCCAAAGTTGAAGCCTTGGGATTTGAGTTTCATCGGATGCGTCCTGACAATACCGCTCTTAACGATCCTCAAGAGATGGCACGGATGATGGATTTGCACAAAGGCTCAGAGTATATCGTCCGAAATTGGGTTTGCCCGAGTTTACGTGAGATGTATGCGGACTTGATGCACAGTGCAAAAGATGCGGATTTCATCTTTGCAGGTGAAGGAGTCATTGCGGCTCCATTAGTAGCTGAAAAATTAGGGATGCAATGGGCATCGAGTGCTATGGCACCGATCTCATTTTTCTCCACTTACGACCCGCCCGTGTTAGCTCCGTTTCCATTTCTCGCTAAACTGCGTGGGTTTGGCTCGATCGTCAATCGAGGTGTTATCAACTTTGCAAAGGTTGTCAGTCAGTCTTGGGGGGAACCTGTCCATCTATTTCGACGTGAACTGGGATTACCTCCATTAATAGGCAATCCTTTCATTGACGACAAGTTTTCACCTTACCTTGTACTTGCGCTGTTTTCTCCTGTCTTGGCGAAGCCTCAACCTGATTGGGTTGCAAACACAGTCATTGCAGGCTTCACGTTTTATGATGGCAGTTCCAACAGGACGGAACTTACTCTAGAACTGAAGCAATTTTTGAATGCAGGTGAACCGCCAATTATTTTTACCCTCGGTTCGGCCGCAGTGATGGATCCTGGTAACTTCTATCAGGAAAGTATTCAAGCTGCAAAACAGTTAAACCGCCGTGCTATCCTGTTGGTTGGTAAAAATACGCCTCCAGATAATCTTTCAAAAGATATTCTGGCTGTTAGCTATGTTCCATATTCCCAAATTTTTCCTTATGCTTGTGCAATCGTCCATCAAGGAGGTATTGGAACAACGGCTCAAGCGTTACGTGCTGGTCGTCCAACTCTCGTGATGCCCTACAGTCATGACCAGCCGGACAATGCAGCACGAGTCGAACGCTTAGGAACTTCCCGCACGATTCCCCGTAAGCAATATTTAGCGTCACGTGTAGCAAAGGAGTTAAGTGAGTTGTTAGAGAATCCCAACTATGCAGCAAAAGCAACAGAAATCGGACACATCATACAGGCAGAGAATGGTGTAAGTGTAGCGTGTGATGCGATTGAAAAACAGCTTCAAACAGCCTCAATAAATCAGCTTTAGGACTGGCGACAGCACTTGAATCTGCAATATACCTTTGTAAGGCTGTATTTGAATTGAAATTGCTACGATGAATTCCTCTAGGGGTTGCTTGCTGCTACTTTTTCTACTAACCACAGGTGTAGCCTGTAATCAAAATACTCGTGCTTTTTTGGATACTTCCACACCAGAAACTTCTGCACCTTCACCTCAGCTAGCACAGAATTCTACACAAACAAAAAATATCGTTCGCACCGAACCACTTTCACCTACACCCATTCGCATTAATCTTAAAGATTTACCAAAACCATTCGCGACTGAAAGCGCCTCGAAGTCACCTCAAGTAGTACCAATTCCTGCTAACCCGACACTGCGCGTACCACCTGGCTTTACAGTCAACGTCTTTGCCGAAGGTCTAGATGCGTCGCGCTGGCTGGCACTAACTCCCAGTGGTGATGTGCTGGTGACAGAAACCAGGCAAAACCGCATTCGCCTATTGCGCGATACTAATGGTGATGGTGTCGCGGATGTGCAACAGACGTTTGCTAGTGCCAAAAATGGATTAAATATTCCCTTTGGTATGGCTTTTGCTGGTGATTCTTTCTTTTTAGGCAACACCGATGCTGTTCTGCGGTTTCCCTACACCAAAGGTCAGCAACAACTTACTGGTACTGGTCAAAAAATTGCCGATCTTCCCGGTGGTGGCTACAATCAGCACTGGACGCGCAACGTGATTGCTTCACCTAATGGCAAGCAGCTATACGTTTCTGTTGGTTCCCGTTCCAACGTGGATGAAGAACCCTTGCCACGGGCTTCAGTGCAGGTTATGAATTTGGATGGTTCCAACCAGCAGACTTTTGCCTCTGGTTTGCGTAACCCAGTTGGTTTAGATTTTCATCCGGTAACTCAGCAACTTTACACCACTGTCAACGAACGAGATGGTATGGGCGATGACTTGGTTCCTGACTATTTGACACGTATTCAACAGGGAGAATTCTACGGCTGGCCTTATGCATACCTAACACCAAACAACCTCGACCCCCGTCAAACAAATAACGGCAAGAGTAAACGCCCGGATTTGGTACAGCGTACCCGCACTCCAGAGGTGCTATTTCAAGCACACTCGGCTGCTTTGGGATTGCAATTTTACGACGGAAAGACTTTTCCCGAAAAGTACCGTAACGGCGCTTTTGTTGCTTTTCGTGGTTCTTGGAACCGCGATCGCGGCACGGGCTACAAAATTGTTTTTGTTCCTTTTGATACTAAAGGACAACCACAAAATTACTATGAAGATTTTCTGACTGGTTTTCTACTAGATCCATCTATACCAACGACTTGGGGACGTCCAGTGGGTTTGCTTATCCTACCCGATGGCAGTCTAATTTTTACCGAAGAAGCCAATAATCGGATTTATCGGATTCAGTATACTGGTTAGTTGTTTGTCATTTGTCATTTGTCTAATAACTAAATAACTAATAACTAATGACCAATGACTAATGACTAAATCTAAAACCATCCTTCTTGTTCCAGAGTTTCAATCAACTGTAGTCCACGAGGATCGCCTACTCCCAAAAGTGCGGCTTTGGCATCTTCCCGTACTCCCAATTCTTCATCCTCAGCAAAGGCTTGAATCAAAGCATCAATGGCAGTTGCATAGACGACATTAGAAGGCAGTTCGCGGCACAACTGTCCAATTGCCCAAGCGCTGTTACTCCGCACTGGTGCGATAGGATCTTGCACTAAAGCTTCAATCAACGGTGGTATCGCCCCAACAACAGCTTCATAACCTACTTGCGCCATCTGTGCTAAAGAACTAGCAGCCCACAAACGCACTGCGGAAATATCGGTTCTCAAAGCATCTGCTAGGGGTGCCAAACAACGGCGATCGCGGCAGTTACCTAAGGCCCAAACCACTCCTTTGCGTACATACCCATTCCAATCTCGTCCCAACTGGGCAATCAACGGTTCTACAGCATCTGGGCTGGGGTTGCGTCCGAGTCCATATGCCGCACTCACCCTTACTAACGGACAAGTATCAGTTAACAGGCGAATCAAATGGGGAGTCGCGCGTGCATCTTCTAGATCGCAGAAAGCACGCGCTGCCAGCATTCTCTGCTGTGGCTGGGGATGCTCTAGTAGCGGTAGCATTTCCTCTGGATCGGGTTTTGGAACTTCTGACTCTGCGGTCAGCGGTTCCATTTTATCTAGAGGGCTTTCTAGCTCCACTTCAGCATCGAGTAGGCTAAGGTCATCTTCGTCGTACATACATCAAAATTACCATTACTTTGAATAGTTAGTAGTTATTAGTTAGTAGTTAGTAGTTGTAGAGACGTGCCATGGCACGTCTGTACATTGGTTAGTAGTTAGTTGTTTACCACTATCCACTAACCACTAACCACTATCCACTATCTACTAACAGTCACCATACAGAGACTTAACCATCCACAACGATTGGGTTTGATAACCGAGGTGATTGTAAAGACTTAGTGCTGCTTGGTTAGATTGAAATACTTGCAACCCCATTTGGCGATCGCCTCTTTTTTTTGCCCAGTCTTCTGCATACTGCATTAAAGCTGTACCAATGCCCCGTCGCCGATGTTCTGGTACAACGTAGAGCAGAAATATATGAGCATGGCGATCGCCTGTGACTTGGTCGATTGCATTTCCCATCCAGAGACAGGCTACGGGGTGATGGGGTGATGGGGTGATAGGGTGATGGGGGGATGGGGTGATGGGGGGATGGGGAGAACTTAATTCTATATTCTCCCCACCTCCGGTTCTCCCCACCTCCCCATCTTCCTCTACCCACCACAAGGGAGTTTGGCTGGAGAAGTATTGTTCAACCGTGCGTGCCAGATGAGAAAAATCCCCGGAAGGAAACATCTCCTGGTAAGTCAATTGCATGAACTTTACCAGCAACGCCCGATCCAAACTTGAGCCATGCCGAATACAGTACCCCGGTAGCAGTTCCTCTGCCAAACTAGAGTTTTTGCTCACTGGTATTTTGCTGTTATGACAAGTTGAGGTGAGGACAAGAATACAAGGGGAAATTGAAAGCAATATTCATATTCTCCCCATCATCCCATCTCCCTATCCCCCCATCTTCCTCAATGGGTGCGGGTGCTGCCATATCCCCAGGTAAAAAGATCCGGGCGCTGACTGCGACAAGGGCAAATAAGAAAATCAACACTACAAGTAACGGGGCAATATACTGACGAAATATAGCCATTTTGAAATTGTCAGGGGACTTTCCTGAGAAATAACTGAATATTTGTTAAGATGTCAGGATTTATTTTAGCAAGAAGACAGAGGGGTAAATATTGCTTCCTCTGTTGAGAGTTCATCCTTTACCCTTCTTCCTTCCTCTTTTACCTGCGATCGCGTTCTAAGTCGGCGATCGCTCTTTCCCAATACCAACTTTCTGGCATCTTAGGATAATCTTGCCTTGCTTGCTCTACTAAGCGTTCTGCTGCGGCTGTATCACCATCCAACATTGCGATCAGCCTGTTTTTGAGAGGATTATCAACTATACGTTGGGTTGTTAGCTGGGTTGTTGGCTCATTTGCAGGCTGGGATTGACCTGCTGTAGACGATTGAGACTGCTGTCTCCGCAATTCCCAAAATAAAACGTAATAAAGCGTGGCAAAAATTAAAATTAGGCTGAATGTTCCGAGAAAAGTGAGGAGGTTAAGTCCGAGGTATCCCAAAACTAATTGGGAAAGAACGTAGCCAAGTAAAAGTCCTGTTAATAAAAGAATGGTTGTAGCAATAACAATTATTAGTTTCTGCCCCATACATCATCTTCCTCATCTTCGAGTCCTGGTCTGGGAATTGTTATTGGTTTATGGTTCCAAGGGGCAAAGACGGGTAGCAAGAGCAACCCTGGCACAGCAGCGATGATCGTAATTAAGAAAAACGTAGACCATCCCGTGCTTTTTGCTATTGATCCAGATGGGGCAGCCAAAATATCTCGGCTGACAGCCATCAAACTGGAGAGTAATGCATACTGGGTTGCGGAAAACCGCTGGTTGCAAAGACTCATCAAAAAGGCAACAAAGGCTGCTGTTCCCAATCCACCACAGAAGTTTTCTATATTAATAGTAACTACTAGCAATTGGTAATTTTGGGCGAATTGGGGTTGAGCAAGTATAAAGTAAGCGAAGTTACTCAATGCTTGCAACACACCAAAGACCCAAAGTGAGCGATTAATACCTATTTTGCTTAAAATTACACCACCTACAAGGGCTCCAACAATAGTAGCAATTAATCCCATTCCTACCTGTATTGCCCCAATATCAGTTTTGGTGAAACCTACTGTGAGTAAAAAGGGCGTAGCCATATTACTCAACAAGGCATCGCCTAGTTTATATAGGGTAATAAAGACTAAAATCAATAATGCTTGGATAACGCCCTTGCGCTGGAAAAATTCCCCAAATGGCAAGATAACCGCTTCGGCTAAAGAAGCTGGAGGGCTAATTTGCCGTGGTTCTGGCGCAAATAAGCAGCCAAAAATACCAATTACCATCATACCTGCCATCAACAAGTAAACCGAAGACCAAGGCATCCGGTCAGCAAGTATTAGTCCCAAAGAACCTGCTATTAATAATGCCACTCGATAACCTAAAATGAAGACTGCTGCACCAGCGCCCATTTCTAATTCTGTCAAAACGTCGGTGCGGTAGGCATCCGCAGCAATATCTTGAGTCGCACTCAAAAAGGCAATAACTATGGCGTTGATGGCTAAAAGCTGTAATGCTTGTTTGGGTTGTTGAAAAGCCATGAAGGCGATCGCTACTATCAAGGCAATCTGCATCACAATTAACCAACCCCGCCGTCTCCCTAAAAATGGCAGTGTAAACCGATCTAAAAATGGCGACCACAGAAACTTGAAGGAATAAGGTAAACTGGCAAGACTAAACCAGCCAATCGCCCCCAAATCTACCTGTTCTTCGGTCATCCAAGCCTTAAGGGTAGTACCGATTAACAATAAGGGCAAACCTGATGCAAAGCCTAGCAATAATAAAGCCGCCATTTTGCGGCTTTCAAATACCTTCAGCAGAGATTGAATTTGTCTCACTATTTTTTACATTCCTCATACAAGTAAAAGGTAGAAGGCAGAAGGGAAAATTCGCTGCTTCTGTTCACAGAATTTTTTTGTTGATATTTTATGTTTAATTATGTCCACCTAGTTAACCTGGTTAATATTTCTCAGTAATTGCAATTTGATTTACCTTTTTAATTTTGATCGGGGATTGAAATATATTGCCATAACTGATGTGTAATTTCGTGCCAAGTTGGCTTAACAAGGCAGTCCCAATGAAAAAATTTTCATCACCATGCATGAAAAACCTCACAAGAACTGCCCCTCTCCTTGCTAAGGAGAGGGGTGTCCTCTCTTGACGGGGTGAGGTTACTTTCAAGTCAGACGGTCATGTGATAAATCACACAACGAGAAATGAAAATCTCTTCCCCTTTCCCCTATTTTCAGGTGAGTAGGCAGGAGTTAAAATAGTTTCTTAACTTTCGTTAAGCTGATAAACTTGATGTCCTCTTATTTCTACCTTGTGTTCAGCGAGACATTTTGCCCAACCTTCACGAGTACCAATATCGCTTTTGTGCTTGAGTAAGCCCAATTCCTGTTCTTTTTGAGCGAGTTGAGCAAATTCTTCGTAGAGCGAATAATTAGGAGTAACAAATGTCTCTTTACGGTGGAGAATAGGCGGATTTGCTCTACTTGCGTAGTCTCGGTGAGTAATCTCTAAAGTTTTTAAGTCAATAGTAATACTTGCTTTTAGTGCCGGATGGGGATCGGTGTCAAATTCTGGGTAAAGCAGGTAAGATATCTGTGGTTTTTCAGTACAAAATTTTATCAATGTTGTATCATCTACACGCCAGATGGTGCGGCTAGCACAACCCTCATAAATTCTTAATAGAGGGTCAATTTCACATAGTGCGGAAATATGTACGTATAAAGCATTACGTGTGTGTTTACCAATTTTGCTTTTTTCGCAAGTAGCTTTGACTACGCTGGGTTTTCCTAAGCTAAAAAGCTTGGCATCAGCTACTTCGCAAGCTTCTTCGTAGCTGCCAAAAAAGGCTTTAATGTCATGGCGCATTTCTGGTGCTAGCTTGTGCCATGAAGGACGACCCTGAAAGTGGGTAAGAGCGAGATAAACTTGAATATCGAGAGAACGACGATAAGCGATCGCATCCCATTCGGCTTCATCAGTTGCTTGCAAAACCACAGCAAAAGCCCGGCGGAAGTTACCAAACTCCTTTAATAATTCCTGTTCGTTCTCCAATTCACCCTTGACTGGCAATCTACCGCGTGTTGTATAAAAAGCCATGAGCGGTTGAAGCATATCTTGGTAGTCTTCAAACCGCTTGGTAGGGATGCGGACTCTTGGCGTGGAGGTTTTAGAGAAAAAGCGTATAGCTTTGTAAGCTTCTTTTTCGGCTTCATCCCGAAACACAAAGTAAATACCTAGCGCTACAGGCACGGCATCTACATTTAG
It encodes:
- a CDS encoding NACHT domain-containing protein, which produces MAKRSLQASAQGIRKAKQAFRRKNWTQEYLAGEVGLETRQPIWKFFTGKPVDRQVFQEICFVLELNPEEIAEQPTIEDESIPFEIIPENTSDIDVLVQKARLAHQEKIQAQCGTLHLLDIARPIELDDLYVEVNVFEEITSQRWLEIADLQKLDSNDFDRFSLGNINQQWITGLEAVLKYSKLMVLGKTGSGRTTFLQSIAIYCNQGKFQPDCLPIFISLKHFAENTSEDYQINLSKYLYQEFSDCGITEADISTIFSHGKAIILLDGLDELTDEDSDKVIREIRNFNEKYYKNIIIITCRIAVHQYKFKGFTEVEIADFSKSQIAAFADKWFVAVAKNSLWEGKAKASEFMQKLELPENQQILELATTPILLNLTCLVFQFLGDFPTLRSELYKQALELLLVRWDEARGIKRDEVYRNLSLIHKIKLLCRVATTTFTQGDYFFPETKIQQLIADYLRQLPHPPTDLEALQLDSKAVLKAIEAQHGLLLEQARGIYSFSHLTFQEYLTAREIVASANSQALQEFVTHVGKKRWREVFLLAAGMMQPADDLLLLMKQQIDILGISNQKLQNFLVWLGEKSSTVNGSYYPASVRAFYFTLALPPDHPLAYNQNLALSLDRRLAGKLAVDLALDLALIHALAVSLKITGDIFCQRLSAIALALDLQHLLQDRPALEQSLQQLHAELPSPQESRITLKAWWQANRETWTGKLRNLIVSDRQIGHDWQFDESELQILQQYWNANKLLLDCLNNAGNVTFTTIRSIEKNLFLVNS
- a CDS encoding glycosyltransferase, whose protein sequence is MSQIVLTTIGSLGDLHPKIAIALELRKRGHDVVFVTHKEYQSKVEALGFEFHRMRPDNTALNDPQEMARMMDLHKGSEYIVRNWVCPSLREMYADLMHSAKDADFIFAGEGVIAAPLVAEKLGMQWASSAMAPISFFSTYDPPVLAPFPFLAKLRGFGSIVNRGVINFAKVVSQSWGEPVHLFRRELGLPPLIGNPFIDDKFSPYLVLALFSPVLAKPQPDWVANTVIAGFTFYDGSSNRTELTLELKQFLNAGEPPIIFTLGSAAVMDPGNFYQESIQAAKQLNRRAILLVGKNTPPDNLSKDILAVSYVPYSQIFPYACAIVHQGGIGTTAQALRAGRPTLVMPYSHDQPDNAARVERLGTSRTIPRKQYLASRVAKELSELLENPNYAAKATEIGHIIQAENGVSVACDAIEKQLQTASINQL
- a CDS encoding PQQ-dependent sugar dehydrogenase — protein: MNSSRGCLLLLFLLTTGVACNQNTRAFLDTSTPETSAPSPQLAQNSTQTKNIVRTEPLSPTPIRINLKDLPKPFATESASKSPQVVPIPANPTLRVPPGFTVNVFAEGLDASRWLALTPSGDVLVTETRQNRIRLLRDTNGDGVADVQQTFASAKNGLNIPFGMAFAGDSFFLGNTDAVLRFPYTKGQQQLTGTGQKIADLPGGGYNQHWTRNVIASPNGKQLYVSVGSRSNVDEEPLPRASVQVMNLDGSNQQTFASGLRNPVGLDFHPVTQQLYTTVNERDGMGDDLVPDYLTRIQQGEFYGWPYAYLTPNNLDPRQTNNGKSKRPDLVQRTRTPEVLFQAHSAALGLQFYDGKTFPEKYRNGAFVAFRGSWNRDRGTGYKIVFVPFDTKGQPQNYYEDFLTGFLLDPSIPTTWGRPVGLLILPDGSLIFTEEANNRIYRIQYTG
- a CDS encoding HEAT repeat domain-containing protein yields the protein MYDEDDLSLLDAEVELESPLDKMEPLTAESEVPKPDPEEMLPLLEHPQPQQRMLAARAFCDLEDARATPHLIRLLTDTCPLVRVSAAYGLGRNPSPDAVEPLIAQLGRDWNGYVRKGVVWALGNCRDRRCLAPLADALRTDISAVRLWAASSLAQMAQVGYEAVVGAIPPLIEALVQDPIAPVRSNSAWAIGQLCRELPSNVVYATAIDALIQAFAEDEELGVREDAKAALLGVGDPRGLQLIETLEQEGWF
- a CDS encoding GNAT family N-acetyltransferase, yielding MSKNSSLAEELLPGYCIRHGSSLDRALLVKFMQLTYQEMFPSGDFSHLARTVEQYFSSQTPLWWVEEDGEVGRTGGGENIELSSPHPPITPSPHHPITPSPHHPVACLWMGNAIDQVTGDRHAHIFLLYVVPEHRRRGIGTALMQYAEDWAKKRGDRQMGLQVFQSNQAALSLYNHLGYQTQSLWMVKSLYGDC
- a CDS encoding AmpG family muropeptide MFS transporter yields the protein MRQIQSLLKVFESRKMAALLLLGFASGLPLLLIGTTLKAWMTEEQVDLGAIGWFSLASLPYSFKFLWSPFLDRFTLPFLGRRRGWLIVMQIALIVAIAFMAFQQPKQALQLLAINAIVIAFLSATQDIAADAYRTDVLTELEMGAGAAVFILGYRVALLIAGSLGLILADRMPWSSVYLLMAGMMVIGIFGCLFAPEPRQISPPASLAEAVILPFGEFFQRKGVIQALLILVFITLYKLGDALLSNMATPFLLTVGFTKTDIGAIQVGMGLIATIVGALVGGVILSKIGINRSLWVFGVLQALSNFAYFILAQPQFAQNYQLLVVTINIENFCGGLGTAAFVAFLMSLCNQRFSATQYALLSSLMAVSRDILAAPSGSIAKSTGWSTFFLITIIAAVPGLLLLPVFAPWNHKPITIPRPGLEDEEDDVWGRN
- a CDS encoding DNA phosphorothioation-associated putative methyltransferase — translated: MSESYIEIERHRAAIFRIDLSRPVRLAIEWSILNKDTTFFDYGCGYGGDVERVANLGYTSAGWDPYYYPDRDRIPADVVNLGYILNVIEDTEERRQALLAAWQLTRKVLIVAAQVLINAPSRSLIPYADGVVTRHNTFQKYYQQEELKKYIDETLNVDAVPVALGIYFVFRDEAEKEAYKAIRFFSKTSTPRVRIPTKRFEDYQDMLQPLMAFYTTRGRLPVKGELENEQELLKEFGNFRRAFAVVLQATDEAEWDAIAYRRSLDIQVYLALTHFQGRPSWHKLAPEMRHDIKAFFGSYEEACEVADAKLFSLGKPSVVKATCEKSKIGKHTRNALYVHISALCEIDPLLRIYEGCASRTIWRVDDTTLIKFCTEKPQISYLLYPEFDTDPHPALKASITIDLKTLEITHRDYASRANPPILHRKETFVTPNYSLYEEFAQLAQKEQELGLLKHKSDIGTREGWAKCLAEHKVEIRGHQVYQLNES